The following are encoded in a window of Sulfitobacter sp. S190 genomic DNA:
- a CDS encoding sterol desaturase family protein: MEDAPLKGWNHTPAVPIKVSPFFSWPPQPREMAAWVWNSWFLITEKLIIVGIALVSFHWFQPPLEQTRTLSIDWIAQMYLRNLVLMTAVAGGLHLYFYSFTRQGKHLRYDPRPLMKNGKQFSLGGQIRDNMFWTLASGVTVWTAYEVLMFWAMANGYAPMLTWAAHPVWFIALFFLIPIWESFYFYWIHRLLHVPFLYRHVHALHHRNINVGPWSGLSMHPVEHVIFLGSVLIHWVVAAHPVHILFHLQYYALTAATTHTGFEGLVVKDKNRLALGTFHHQMHHRYFECNYGSLEIPWDKLFGSFHDGTQAADAMIRERRRRMNTPT, from the coding sequence ATGGAAGATGCACCACTCAAGGGCTGGAACCACACGCCCGCTGTCCCGATCAAGGTATCGCCGTTTTTCTCATGGCCGCCGCAACCGCGCGAGATGGCAGCATGGGTGTGGAATTCGTGGTTCCTCATCACCGAAAAGCTGATCATCGTGGGCATTGCGCTGGTGTCCTTCCACTGGTTCCAGCCCCCGCTCGAGCAGACGCGCACGCTCTCGATCGACTGGATCGCGCAGATGTATCTGCGAAATCTGGTGTTGATGACTGCCGTTGCAGGCGGCCTGCACCTCTATTTCTACAGCTTCACGCGGCAGGGCAAACATCTGCGCTACGATCCGCGCCCGCTGATGAAAAACGGAAAACAGTTCAGCCTCGGCGGCCAGATCCGTGACAACATGTTCTGGACACTGGCCAGCGGCGTGACGGTGTGGACGGCCTATGAGGTGCTGATGTTCTGGGCGATGGCCAACGGCTATGCCCCGATGCTGACATGGGCCGCGCATCCCGTGTGGTTCATCGCGTTGTTTTTCCTGATCCCGATCTGGGAGAGTTTCTATTTCTACTGGATCCACCGTTTGCTGCATGTGCCGTTTCTATACCGCCACGTCCACGCGCTGCATCACCGCAACATCAACGTCGGGCCTTGGTCGGGGCTGTCCATGCACCCGGTCGAACACGTCATTTTCCTCGGATCGGTGTTGATCCACTGGGTCGTGGCCGCGCATCCGGTGCATATCCTCTTCCATCTGCAATACTATGCCCTGACAGCCGCCACCACGCACACCGGCTTCGAAGGGCTGGTGGTCAAGGACAAGAACCGCCTCGCACTGGGCACCTTCCACCACCAGATGCACCACCGCTATTTCGAGTGTAACTACGGATCGCTCGAAATTCCGTGGGACAAGCTCTTTGGATCGTTCCACGATGGGACACAGGCCGCCGATGCGATGATCCGCGAGCGGCGGCGCCGGATGAACACACCCACCTGA